From the Papaver somniferum cultivar HN1 chromosome 2, ASM357369v1, whole genome shotgun sequence genome, the window ACTTACCTTCAAACCACCATGAAAACTATCATCAACCAATTATACCTTATGGAAATCTCAAATTGTATCTTTATTGCGAAGCTATAATCTCTTCAAATTTGTCGATGGATCGTTTTTATGTCCGTTTAAGTTCTTTCGCAAATCTACTCCTGCTGGTGAAGCAGTTCTTGCAGCTACATCTTTGCCAGATCCTGATCCAGACAATAATTTTGTCTGCAATCCGATCTACAATTACTGGATTAATCAAGATCAAGCTATTCTATCTTGGTTGTTTAGTGCCTCCACCGAATAAACTCATTCATATGCAATCGATTGTACCTTCTCTCATGAGATCTGGACTATATTAGAACATAATTTTAATGCTTATACTAAATCAAGATTGATGCAGCTTAAATCTGATTTGGTGAATCTCAAGAAAAGTAGTGAATCAATGATTGTCTACTTCAATAAGGATATATCTTTATCCTATCAGTTAGCACAGATTGGTAAAGTAATTTCTGATAAGGATCTTGTATTTCATATCTTATAAGGCCTACCTCCTGAATTCAATGCTTTCAAAACCTCTGTAACCACTCAACAATTAAAGAATGATAATCCCATCACCTCTTATGAGTTACTAGGATTATTACTTTCTGAAGAAGTGCATGTGAATTCTGAGTCTAAATCTGATCTAACATCAGTTTCTGCAAATGTAACCACACAACAATAAAtttctcaaatacactttcttaTTCATCCTTTGATTCTCAATATCCTGGTTACTCGCATTCACCTACAGCTTATTATCAACATTACTTTGGTCCTCCACAATATGCACCTTCAAAATTTTCTCATAGAGGTTCATTTAATCGATTTAATACGAATAGAGGTAATAGAGATGGTGGAGGTTATAGAGGTGGTTTTCGTGGTGGTCGATCAGATTTTGGTGGTAGAACTGGAAGGTTTGAGCATGGTGGTCGATCTAATCGCAAGAATTTCTTCCCACCACAATCTCAAGCTCCATATAACAACTATTCTCCTCCTTGTCAAATCTGCAAGAAAGATGGTCATTTGGCACCCAATTGTAAATATAGATATAGTGATAACTCCAATGCTCAGGATTATAACACCAGTTATGATTACTATGGAGAAGATTCTGATGAGTTTTGGTGTCCAGAACCAGAAGCATTTGTTGTTTATGATAACTTAAATTCCACAACTTCTTTTAGTTCTGCTTGGGTACCAAACTCGGGGGATACACATCACATTACTCCCGATCTTTCTAACATGAATCTCCACTCAGAGTATCAAGGTCATGATCAAGTGAAAGTTGGAAATTGATCAGGTTTGCATATTACTCATGTTGGTACTTCTATTTTTCAACATGACAATGTTCAATTTACTCTGTCTAATGTCCTTCATGTACACGAAATTACAAAGAATCTTATTTTTGTGCATCAATTTACAAAGGAGAATCAATGGTTCTTTGAATTTCATCCTGATTTATTCTTTGTGAAGGATTTGGTTACTCACAAGGTTCTTCTCAGTGGCCCTGTTAAAGATGGACTATATCATTTGGAATTCTCTGCAGCTCAACTCAAGCAAGCTCTTTCTACTACAAGATCAGCTGGCACAATAAGCTAGGTCATCCTGCCTATAACACTTTGAAGCATGTTTTATCTTCTGTAGATGAAGTCATTGATACACATTTATCTTCTCAAGTTTGTTCTGCATGTCAAATTGCTAAAAGTCATGCTTTACCATATCTTACCAATACAAATAAAGTGTATCTTTAGACCTTATTCACTCAGATGTATGGGTTTCTCCCATTTGCTCTATCAATGGATATAAGTACTATGTCTCCTTTATTGACTCTTATAGCAGATTTACATGGATTTATCCTTTAGCATATAAGTCAGAGGTTCATGACATATTCATCAAATTCAAATCTCATTTTGAAAATCTACTGAGCAGAAAGATAAAGTTTGTATAATCTGACTGGGGAGGAGAGTACATAAATATGTCTACATATTTGGATAATTGTGGCATAGGACATAGAGTTTCCTGTCCTCATGCTCATGCTCAAAATGGAACCGCTGAGATAAAACATAGACACATAGTAGAAACTTGACTTCCTCTATTGTCTCATGCTTCTCTTTTCATTTCTTATTGGAGTTATGTTTTTGAGACTGCCAATTACTTAATCAATAGACTTCCAACATCTACACTACAAAAAATTTCACCACTTGAGTTCCTTTTTCATATCAAACTTGATTATCAATTACTGCATACCTTTGGTTGTGCATGTTTTCCTTGTCTCAGACCCTTCAATACTCATAAATTGGAACCAATATCAGTTAAATGTATATTATTGGTTACAGTAAAATGCATAAAGGATATAGATGCCTCAATCCTTTCACCAACAAAACATTATTTCTAGGGATGTTAAatttgctgaatcagagtttTCCTACAATCAACTACTTCAAGCTATTTCTTCTGACACTGCTTCTGCTTCAACTGCGGAGAGTTTACCATCTACAGTTACTTCTGCTGCTATTTCTAATGAGGTAGATTTTGTCCTGTCAACTACACCTACTGCTTATTGTTCGGTGCCTGCATCTTCACCTGCTCCCATTATTAATGATCATTCTATGACCACTAAAGGAAAGAAATGAATTTCTAAACCAAAAGTGTTTGCCTCAAAAGTACAAACTGTTTGTGAAGACATTACAGTTCCTACCTGTTACTCTGAAGCTTGCAAAGATCCAAAGTGGAGAGATGCTATGGATGAAGAGATTAATGTATTAATGCAAAATGGGACTTGGAAATTGGTGTTACCCTAGTTCAGATGACAATGTcattggttgtaaatggatttttagaataaaaaaaatgttGATGGTACCATTGAGAGATATAAGGCTAGATTAGTAGCCAAAGGATTTAATCAGGTTGAAGGAATAGATTATCAAGATACATTTAGTCCTGTTGTCAAACCAACAACAGTCAGAATGATACTTTCTATTTATCTCTACAAGGGTTGGAAAATCAGGCATCTTGATGTTAAAAATACATTTTTGCATGGTCATTTGTCAGaaaatttgtttatggttcaaccTCCAGGGTACACTGATAAGATTTTTCCAAATcatgtttgtaaactacaaaaatccttatatggattgaagcaagctccaagagcttggtttTCCAGGCTTCGTCAGTTTCTATTACAATGTGGATTTCATCCTTCAAAGACATATACTTCTTTGTTCTTCAGAGTCGCATCTTCTGCAGCAATATATGTacttgtttatgttgatgatatccttGTCAGAGAAGTTCCCCTGCTGCAATTGATAAATTACTTGTTGATCTTGGTAGAGAATTTGCAATCAAAGATTTGGGAGAATTACATTTTTTCCTTGGAACTCAAGCTACAAGAAACAATGAAGGTATTTTACTTTCTCAATAGCAGTATATATCCAATCTATTACTCAAGACCAAAATGTCCTTTGCTCAtccttcatctacttctattGCTACCACTCATTCTACTGCCACTGCTGCACCATTTAGTGATCCATCTTTGTATAAAAGTGTAGTTGGAGTTTTACAATATGCCACAATCACCAGACAAGATATAGCATTTGCAGTTAACAAGTCTTTCCAGTTTATGCAGTCTCCCACTGAAGTTCATTGGACTGCAGTTGAGCTCATTCTCAGGTACTTGCAGGGCACACTTGGCTATGGACTGCAGTTTAAGCAACCtagttctctgcaacttcaagTATTCTCTAATGCAGACTGGGATGGAGATATTACTGACAGACGTTCTACAAGTGGAATGGCCATCTTTATGGGTCCTAATATCATTTCTTGGTGTTCTAGAAAGCAGAAACAGTTTCCCAATCAATCACTGAGGCTG encodes:
- the LOC113352472 gene encoding uncharacterized protein LOC113352472, with amino-acid sequence MSFAHPSSTSIATTHSTATAAPFSDPSLYKSVVGVLQYATITRQDIAFAVNKSFQFMQSPTEVHWTAVELILRYLQGTLGYGLQFKQPSSLQLQVFSNADWDGDITDRRSTSGMAIFMGPNIISWCSRKQKQFPNQSLRLSITLWLMLL